The following coding sequences lie in one Myxococcus xanthus genomic window:
- a CDS encoding methyl-accepting chemotaxis protein — MNAEDKVIQEYRGRALKVFMLWVLPVAPIAAYLNGMAMGVAGWSGLIAVAWVLPPIIVGLGIAYPALVMHVLVDGALRERPEDTPGARLERILRLPWRAAVASSWGAWTLGGIWFSLHVCLLWKKDLSLVVVGTLIGICFGVVLGFPISVTLERLLLPLALEEQRKDPTLAIKGGGFFWPRQAWFMPVTFIGSSLCALVLSGCVVLVKLQGVRDELHNALVAEGAHGSAETLMGMGGMLAGELAFGLAWVGGLLAIPAVTTWMLARRQANAAGAVGVAIESLSAGRVVSPAWVSTDEMGDLSAGMNAVLVRLRQLPLSLNASATRLSGAGRHLRDSHDEHQQSLVRQASALHEAQMTSEEIRRTSLMAVERAEEVLQVARRSEVLGQQGESAVERSLNGLTDIRRVVDGIQDRLTRLAQSTTQIGEITETVKDLADQSHLLAVNAAIEAARSGEQGRGFAVVAREIRGLSDQSIQATRRIRGILQDISTGIRDAAKMGEAGVQTIGTGLDQMRASGDSLRELSRIAQENSTAARQIAAAVTQQDAGFTQIFDAIADLSQLMDATLKRLESTQEATDTLRVVSDDVARMARQFNATG; from the coding sequence ATGAATGCCGAAGACAAGGTCATCCAGGAGTACCGGGGACGTGCGCTCAAGGTGTTCATGTTGTGGGTGCTGCCGGTGGCACCCATCGCCGCGTATCTCAATGGCATGGCCATGGGCGTGGCGGGCTGGTCGGGCCTGATTGCGGTGGCGTGGGTGCTGCCGCCCATCATCGTGGGCCTGGGCATCGCCTATCCCGCGTTGGTGATGCATGTGCTGGTGGACGGCGCGCTGCGGGAGCGGCCGGAGGACACGCCTGGCGCGCGGCTGGAGCGAATCCTGCGCCTGCCGTGGCGCGCCGCGGTCGCATCCTCGTGGGGCGCGTGGACGCTGGGAGGCATCTGGTTCAGCCTCCACGTGTGCCTGTTGTGGAAGAAGGATTTGTCCCTGGTCGTGGTGGGCACGCTCATCGGCATCTGCTTCGGCGTGGTGCTGGGCTTTCCCATCAGCGTCACGCTGGAGCGGCTGCTGTTGCCGCTGGCGCTGGAGGAGCAGCGCAAGGACCCGACGCTTGCAATCAAGGGCGGCGGCTTCTTCTGGCCGCGGCAGGCGTGGTTCATGCCCGTCACCTTCATTGGCTCCAGCCTCTGCGCGTTGGTGCTGAGCGGGTGCGTGGTGCTGGTGAAGCTGCAAGGCGTCCGGGACGAATTGCACAATGCGCTGGTGGCGGAGGGCGCGCACGGCTCGGCGGAGACGCTGATGGGCATGGGCGGCATGTTGGCGGGTGAGCTGGCGTTCGGGCTGGCCTGGGTGGGCGGATTGCTGGCGATTCCCGCCGTCACCACCTGGATGCTGGCGCGCCGCCAGGCGAACGCGGCGGGCGCGGTGGGCGTGGCCATCGAGTCACTGTCCGCGGGGCGCGTCGTCTCTCCCGCCTGGGTGTCCACGGATGAGATGGGGGATTTGTCGGCTGGCATGAACGCGGTGCTCGTCCGCCTGCGGCAGTTGCCCCTGTCGCTCAATGCCTCCGCCACGCGGCTGAGCGGCGCGGGGCGCCACCTGCGGGATTCTCACGATGAGCACCAGCAGAGCCTGGTCCGTCAGGCGTCCGCGCTGCACGAGGCGCAGATGACGTCGGAGGAGATCCGGCGCACGTCGCTGATGGCCGTCGAGCGAGCGGAGGAGGTGCTTCAAGTGGCCCGCCGCTCGGAGGTCCTGGGACAGCAGGGCGAGTCCGCCGTGGAGCGGAGTCTCAACGGCCTGACGGACATCCGCCGCGTGGTGGACGGCATCCAGGACCGGCTGACGCGGCTGGCCCAGAGCACCACGCAGATTGGCGAAATCACCGAGACGGTGAAGGACCTGGCGGACCAGTCCCACCTCCTGGCGGTCAACGCGGCCATCGAGGCGGCGCGCTCGGGAGAGCAGGGGCGGGGCTTCGCGGTGGTGGCCCGCGAGATTCGCGGCTTGTCGGACCAGTCCATCCAGGCCACGCGGCGCATCCGCGGCATCCTCCAGGACATCAGCACGGGCATTCGAGACGCGGCGAAGATGGGCGAGGCCGGCGTGCAGACCATTGGCACGGGCCTGGACCAGATGCGGGCGTCGGGGGACTCGCTGCGGGAGCTGTCTCGCATCGCCCAGGAGAACTCAACCGCGGCCCGGCAGATTGCCGCCGCGGTGACGCAGCAGGATGCCGGCTTCACGCAAATCTTCGACGCCATCGCGGACTTGTCGCAGCTCATGGACGCCACGCTGAAGCGGCTGGAGTCCACACAGGAGGCCACCGACACGCTGAGGGTCGTCTCCGACGACGTGGCGCGGATGGCGCGGCAGTTCAACGCGACGGGGTGA
- a CDS encoding sensor histidine kinase, which produces MPHVAPHTSRWRNALGSLSARLLVAFLVPTLLFVAVAGTAVYQLTRVILEEELGTSLSGIAAATATQVHGERLLTIEPGDDVASTRTWRNFVRTFENIAEASGVRRVYAVDTQGRMRVDVGGGLPVGAEMPELARDRLELTRVFAGERAASQVLFTGSDGRLYKTGYAPILHDGRVVGAVGVEGSAAFFGPLQQLSRTYAIMGAVALSALAVIAVVTARGLARPLRRLMASALRIGRGDLTTPVPPEPTLEIGVLARELEDMRGALESRDRQLKMMLAGVAHEVRNPIGGIALFSGILKEDLQAGAHADAGTHVERIQREVAYLQRIVEDFLAFAREQPLARAPVEAPTLLSVACELMAAEASARDVAVDIDAAPAVLEADGSLLTAALVNLVKNAVQASPPGGRVQVSGTSNDGHYTIQVRDTGPGVPGTARERIFEPFFTTREKGTGLGLPLAHKIALAHGGALRLDSAPGDTRFILTLPLGGKPGHGASVTPSR; this is translated from the coding sequence ATGCCTCACGTTGCCCCACACACTTCGCGATGGCGTAACGCGCTGGGCTCGCTCTCCGCGCGGCTCCTGGTGGCGTTCCTCGTGCCCACCCTGCTCTTCGTCGCGGTGGCGGGCACCGCCGTCTACCAGCTCACGCGCGTCATCCTGGAAGAGGAGCTGGGCACCAGCCTCAGCGGCATCGCCGCAGCCACCGCCACCCAGGTCCATGGCGAGCGGTTGCTGACCATCGAGCCTGGCGACGACGTGGCGAGCACCCGCACGTGGCGCAACTTCGTCCGCACCTTCGAGAACATCGCGGAGGCCAGTGGCGTGCGCCGCGTCTACGCCGTGGACACGCAGGGCCGGATGCGCGTGGACGTCGGGGGCGGGCTCCCGGTGGGCGCGGAGATGCCGGAGCTGGCACGCGACAGATTGGAGCTCACCCGTGTCTTCGCCGGGGAACGCGCCGCCAGTCAGGTGCTCTTCACCGGCTCGGATGGGCGGCTCTACAAGACGGGGTATGCGCCCATCCTGCACGATGGCCGCGTGGTGGGCGCCGTGGGCGTGGAAGGCAGCGCCGCTTTCTTCGGCCCCCTGCAGCAGCTGTCGCGCACCTACGCCATCATGGGCGCGGTGGCGCTGAGCGCGCTTGCCGTCATCGCGGTGGTGACGGCACGCGGGCTGGCCCGGCCTCTGCGGCGGCTGATGGCGTCCGCGCTGCGCATCGGCCGGGGTGACCTGACGACCCCGGTGCCACCGGAGCCCACGCTGGAAATCGGCGTCCTCGCGCGCGAGCTGGAGGACATGCGCGGCGCCCTGGAGAGCCGGGACCGCCAGCTGAAGATGATGCTCGCGGGCGTGGCCCACGAGGTGCGCAACCCCATTGGCGGCATCGCGCTCTTCTCCGGAATCTTGAAGGAGGACCTCCAGGCTGGCGCCCACGCCGACGCGGGCACGCATGTGGAGCGCATCCAACGCGAGGTCGCCTATCTCCAGCGCATCGTCGAGGACTTCCTCGCCTTCGCCCGCGAGCAGCCCCTGGCCCGCGCGCCCGTGGAGGCCCCTACCCTACTCTCTGTCGCCTGCGAGCTGATGGCCGCCGAGGCCAGCGCCCGCGACGTCGCGGTGGACATCGACGCCGCCCCCGCGGTGCTGGAAGCCGACGGCAGCCTCCTCACCGCGGCGCTGGTCAACCTGGTGAAGAACGCGGTGCAGGCTTCCCCCCCGGGCGGACGCGTGCAGGTGTCCGGCACGTCCAACGACGGCCACTACACCATCCAGGTCCGCGACACGGGCCCCGGCGTGCCCGGCACGGCGCGCGAGCGCATCTTCGAGCCCTTCTTCACCACCCGTGAGAAGGGCACCGGCCTGGGCCTGCCATTGGCGCACAAGATTGCGCTCGCGCACGGCGGCGCGCTGCGGCTGGACTCCGCGCCTGGAGACACACGCTTCATCCTCACGCTGCCGCTGGGTGGGAAGCCGGGCCACGGCGCTTCCGTCACCCCGTCGCGTTGA
- a CDS encoding dihydrofolate reductase family protein, producing the protein MRKLKYHVATSVDGFIAHEDDTYGAFMQDRLVKDSEHVADYVASLATYATVLMGRRTYDGGLKVGVTDPYPNMDTYVFSRTMKESPNPRVNLVSDDAVGEVRRLKAQEGGDIYLSGGGAFAGLLLAEGLVDEVLLKMNPLILGSGILLASSLKQVVDLDLKSTKVYANGVVLLRYAVMPRPRA; encoded by the coding sequence ATGCGAAAGCTCAAGTACCACGTTGCCACCAGCGTCGACGGTTTCATCGCCCACGAGGACGATACGTACGGCGCCTTCATGCAGGACCGCCTCGTCAAGGACAGCGAGCACGTCGCGGACTACGTCGCGTCGCTGGCGACCTATGCGACGGTGCTCATGGGGCGGCGCACCTATGACGGCGGCCTCAAGGTGGGAGTGACGGACCCCTATCCGAACATGGACACCTACGTCTTCAGCCGCACGATGAAGGAGAGCCCGAATCCGCGCGTGAATCTGGTGTCGGACGACGCGGTGGGCGAGGTCCGGCGTCTGAAAGCTCAGGAGGGCGGTGACATCTACCTGAGCGGTGGTGGCGCGTTCGCCGGCTTGCTGCTCGCCGAGGGACTGGTCGACGAGGTCCTGCTCAAGATGAACCCGCTGATACTCGGTTCGGGCATCCTGCTGGCGTCCTCGCTGAAGCAGGTGGTGGACCTGGACCTGAAGTCCACCAAGGTCTACGCCAACGGCGTCGTGCTGCTGCGCTACGCCGTGATGCCCCGGCCGCGGGCCTAG
- a CDS encoding glycosyl hydrolase family 18 protein, protein MKRQLTWFMLAVGIQLSACGNESIADGLPPEASAPDDSALPVQAEAVDEGSTTLYEDALGPGWVDWSWATHNLAATSPVASGSRAVSATFGPWTGLYFHHPGVSTSGLEFLEFQVHGGATSNPALTAYATVGNQARPTVSINRYCDGGTIKAGAWTRCRVPLTALNVVNVTMDGIAIQEGAGRNLPVMTFDSVRLGTATLSAPSGLKAVASATDVSLTWNSVSGATGYHVYRATSQTGTYTKRTTTPLTNTTYRDTSVTAGATYWYAVSAVSAGGEGLRSTPVSATVKPPQPQVAISVTPTSASLAPGASRTFSATVTGSTNTAVTWSIQQGSAGGTITHSGQYTAPRTTGTYHVIATSQADTTKKATATVTVAATQPGSGKWVSGYYTGWNADLYPPEKVDFSALTHIIVGRVTPKPDGSLNAAFDNNNGPQIAKTLAQRAHAAGRKAIIMVGGAGEHAGWVAAASNANRAKFVQNLLNAMDTFGYDGLDIDWEPVEAADKPNLLALVKELRAARPNMLLTFPIGWINSNFASDADPWFANLAPYLDQLNIMSYEMIGPWDGWQSWYTSALYGESGNRPTSVSSSLQGWARAGIPKAKLGMGIPFYGMAWRNITGPYQNFTHWSDYVGSDNSFTYKKIQQLSASGTYRWDAVAAASYVTFNTPVEDGTVRWISYDSPEAIAAKGAYARDNGFGGTIIWTLNQGCTNPTTGANPLLDAVKGAFLQ, encoded by the coding sequence ATGAAAAGGCAACTCACGTGGTTCATGTTGGCAGTGGGCATACAGCTCAGCGCGTGTGGCAATGAGTCCATCGCGGACGGCCTTCCACCCGAGGCTTCCGCGCCAGATGACAGCGCGCTGCCCGTCCAGGCAGAAGCCGTGGATGAGGGCTCGACCACGCTGTACGAAGACGCGCTGGGCCCAGGCTGGGTGGACTGGTCCTGGGCAACACACAACCTCGCGGCGACCTCGCCCGTGGCCTCCGGCTCGCGCGCCGTCTCCGCGACGTTCGGCCCCTGGACGGGCCTCTACTTCCACCACCCCGGCGTCTCCACCAGCGGGCTCGAGTTCTTGGAGTTCCAGGTCCACGGCGGCGCCACGTCCAACCCCGCGCTCACCGCCTACGCCACCGTCGGCAACCAGGCGCGGCCCACCGTGTCCATCAACCGCTACTGTGACGGCGGCACCATCAAGGCCGGCGCATGGACTCGCTGCCGCGTGCCCCTCACCGCGCTCAACGTGGTCAACGTCACGATGGACGGCATCGCCATCCAGGAGGGCGCGGGCCGCAACCTTCCAGTGATGACCTTCGACAGCGTCCGCCTGGGCACGGCCACGCTGTCCGCTCCGAGCGGCCTCAAGGCGGTGGCCTCCGCGACGGACGTGTCCCTGACGTGGAACAGCGTCAGCGGCGCCACCGGCTATCACGTCTATCGCGCCACCTCCCAGACGGGCACGTACACGAAGCGCACCACGACGCCGCTGACGAACACCACGTACCGCGACACCAGCGTCACCGCGGGCGCCACGTACTGGTACGCGGTGTCGGCGGTCAGCGCGGGCGGCGAAGGCCTCCGCTCCACGCCCGTCTCCGCCACCGTAAAGCCGCCGCAGCCGCAGGTCGCCATCTCGGTGACGCCCACCAGCGCATCACTGGCCCCGGGAGCCTCGCGGACCTTCAGCGCCACGGTGACGGGCAGCACAAACACCGCGGTGACGTGGTCCATCCAGCAGGGCAGCGCGGGAGGCACCATCACCCACAGCGGCCAGTACACCGCGCCGCGGACGACGGGCACCTACCACGTCATCGCCACCAGTCAGGCGGACACCACGAAGAAGGCAACGGCCACCGTCACCGTGGCGGCGACGCAGCCCGGGAGTGGCAAGTGGGTGTCCGGCTATTACACCGGCTGGAACGCCGACCTGTACCCGCCCGAGAAGGTGGACTTCAGCGCGCTGACGCACATCATCGTCGGCCGCGTGACGCCCAAGCCGGATGGCTCGCTGAACGCGGCCTTCGACAACAACAACGGGCCGCAAATCGCGAAGACGCTCGCGCAGCGAGCCCACGCCGCCGGACGCAAGGCCATCATCATGGTGGGCGGCGCGGGCGAGCACGCGGGCTGGGTGGCCGCGGCCTCCAACGCGAACCGGGCGAAGTTCGTGCAAAACCTGCTCAACGCCATGGACACCTTCGGCTACGACGGGCTCGACATCGACTGGGAGCCGGTGGAAGCGGCCGACAAGCCGAACCTGCTCGCGCTGGTGAAGGAGCTCCGCGCGGCGCGGCCGAACATGCTGCTCACGTTCCCCATCGGGTGGATCAACAGCAACTTCGCCAGTGACGCGGACCCGTGGTTCGCCAACCTGGCGCCGTATCTGGACCAGCTCAACATCATGTCCTACGAGATGATTGGCCCGTGGGACGGCTGGCAGTCCTGGTACACGTCCGCGCTCTACGGCGAGTCCGGCAACCGGCCGACGTCCGTGTCCTCCAGCCTCCAGGGCTGGGCTCGCGCGGGCATCCCCAAGGCGAAGCTGGGCATGGGCATTCCCTTCTACGGCATGGCGTGGCGCAACATCACCGGCCCCTACCAGAACTTCACCCACTGGTCCGACTACGTCGGCAGCGACAACTCCTTCACGTACAAGAAGATTCAGCAGCTCTCCGCGTCGGGCACGTACCGCTGGGACGCGGTGGCGGCGGCCAGCTACGTCACCTTCAACACGCCCGTGGAGGACGGCACCGTGCGGTGGATTTCCTATGACAGCCCGGAGGCCATCGCCGCCAAGGGCGCCTACGCCCGCGACAACGGCTTCGGCGGCACCATCATCTGGACCCTCAACCAGGGCTGTACCAACCCCACCACGGGCGCCAACCCGCTGCTCGACGCGGTGAAGGGCGCCTTCCTCCAGTAG
- the radA gene encoding DNA repair protein RadA, translating into MAKAKTHYTCQACGYKTAKWLGKCPDCGAWSSLLEETDPKADERRPAWGASGGAARPMLLKEVSGETETRRRTGIAEFDRVLGGGVVSGSIVLLGGDPGIGKSTLLLAALDRLARHGPVLYVSGEESLRQTKMRAERLRVEGDAIHLFAETDAERVLTATEALKPQALVVDSIQTMYLPELGNAPGSITQVREVAGRLMAYAKRTGVPTFLVGHVTKEGSIAGPRVLEHMVDTVLYFEGERGHPFRILRAHKNRFGSTNEIGVFEMKGAGLVEVSDPSALFLSERPVGKSGSVVTSTLNGTRPLLVEVQALVAPTGYGTARRTAIGVDGNRVALLAAVLEKKEEIPLVGCDLFVNVAGGMQLTEPACDLAVCAALVSSLQNRPLDPKTLVLGEVGLAGEVRAVGQVEPRLAEAAKMGFQRVVMPAGSARRLEDAGPKMKIVGVETLGDALVAMFD; encoded by the coding sequence ATGGCGAAGGCGAAGACGCACTACACCTGTCAGGCGTGTGGATACAAAACGGCGAAGTGGCTCGGAAAGTGTCCGGACTGTGGCGCGTGGAGCTCCCTGCTGGAGGAGACGGACCCGAAGGCAGATGAGCGACGTCCGGCCTGGGGTGCCTCGGGCGGCGCGGCGCGGCCCATGTTGCTCAAGGAAGTGAGCGGCGAGACGGAGACGCGCCGGCGCACGGGCATCGCCGAATTCGACCGCGTGCTGGGCGGCGGCGTGGTGAGTGGCTCCATCGTGCTGTTGGGTGGCGACCCGGGCATTGGCAAGTCCACGCTGCTGCTGGCGGCGTTGGACAGGCTGGCGCGGCACGGACCGGTGCTCTACGTCTCCGGTGAAGAGAGCCTGCGACAGACGAAGATGCGCGCCGAGCGGCTCCGGGTGGAGGGCGATGCCATCCACCTGTTCGCGGAGACGGACGCGGAGCGGGTGCTGACGGCGACGGAGGCGTTGAAGCCCCAGGCGCTGGTGGTGGACTCCATCCAGACCATGTACCTGCCGGAGTTGGGCAACGCGCCCGGCAGCATCACCCAGGTGCGCGAGGTCGCGGGCCGGCTGATGGCCTACGCGAAGCGCACGGGGGTGCCCACGTTCCTGGTGGGCCACGTGACGAAGGAAGGCTCTATCGCGGGCCCGCGCGTGCTGGAGCACATGGTGGACACGGTCCTCTACTTCGAGGGCGAGCGGGGCCATCCGTTCCGAATCCTGCGCGCGCACAAGAACCGCTTCGGCTCCACGAACGAGATTGGCGTCTTCGAGATGAAGGGCGCGGGGCTGGTGGAGGTGTCCGACCCGTCCGCCCTCTTCCTGTCGGAGCGGCCGGTGGGCAAGTCCGGCAGCGTGGTGACGAGCACGCTGAACGGCACGCGCCCGCTGTTGGTGGAGGTGCAGGCGCTGGTGGCTCCCACGGGCTACGGCACCGCGCGGCGCACGGCGATTGGCGTGGACGGCAACCGCGTGGCGCTGCTGGCGGCGGTGCTGGAAAAGAAGGAAGAGATTCCGCTGGTGGGCTGTGACTTGTTCGTCAACGTGGCGGGCGGCATGCAGCTCACGGAGCCCGCGTGTGACCTAGCGGTGTGCGCGGCGCTGGTGAGCAGCCTCCAGAATCGTCCGCTGGACCCGAAGACGCTGGTGCTCGGTGAAGTGGGCCTCGCCGGAGAGGTGCGCGCGGTGGGTCAAGTGGAGCCCCGGCTAGCGGAGGCCGCCAAGATGGGCTTCCAACGTGTGGTGATGCCCGCCGGCAGTGCGCGGCGGCTCGAAGACGCCGGTCCGAAGATGAAGATCGTCGGCGTGGAGACGCTCGGCGACGCGCTCGTCGCGATGTTCGACTGA
- a CDS encoding GlsB/YeaQ/YmgE family stress response membrane protein, with product MGIIAFLVIGLLAGLIARALMPGNQSMGLLATTLLGIAGSFVGGFVASLFRSDGRVFDLHPTGLLFSVLGALLVLFLVGLAGRGRRVHV from the coding sequence ATGGGGATTATCGCGTTTCTGGTCATTGGCCTTCTCGCGGGTCTGATTGCCCGCGCGCTCATGCCGGGCAACCAGTCGATGGGGCTCCTCGCCACCACGCTGTTGGGTATCGCCGGCTCCTTCGTGGGCGGTTTCGTCGCTTCGCTCTTCCGCAGTGATGGCCGCGTCTTCGACCTGCACCCGACGGGACTCCTGTTCTCCGTCCTGGGCGCACTCCTGGTGTTGTTCCTGGTGGGCCTGGCAGGCAGGGGTCGCCGCGTCCACGTCTAG
- the bioB gene encoding biotin synthase BioB, whose protein sequence is MPDTATVSSESEFSGHAHVAAPPPAGVDVRHDWSLSEVRALYELPLLDLVHKAQTVHRAVFVDNKVQLCSLLSIKTGGCPEDCSYCPQAARYKTGVKAEKLMAVPDVLDAASKARAAGATRFCMGAAWREVKDGPQFDSVLEMVRGVRALGMEACATLGMLSESQAKRLREAGLSAYNHNLDTSPEHYGDIISTRTYEDRLRTLNRVRDAGISVCCGGIIGMGESVDDRCNLLRTLANQEHHPESVPINALVAVEGTPLQEQQRVETVDMVRTIATARILMPQSMVRLSAGRQQMNEEAQLLCMMAGANSLFFGEKLLTTGNPEYTQDMALLEKAGIRPLEPRQEG, encoded by the coding sequence ATGCCCGATACCGCCACTGTCTCCAGCGAGAGCGAGTTCTCCGGTCACGCCCACGTCGCCGCGCCACCACCGGCGGGCGTGGACGTGCGCCATGACTGGTCGCTGTCCGAGGTGAGGGCCCTCTACGAGCTCCCCCTGCTGGACCTGGTGCACAAGGCCCAGACGGTCCACCGGGCCGTGTTCGTGGACAACAAGGTCCAGCTCTGTTCACTGCTGTCCATCAAGACGGGCGGCTGCCCGGAGGACTGCTCGTACTGCCCGCAGGCGGCTCGCTACAAGACGGGCGTCAAGGCGGAGAAGCTGATGGCCGTGCCGGACGTGCTGGATGCCGCGTCCAAGGCCCGCGCCGCCGGAGCCACCCGTTTCTGCATGGGCGCCGCGTGGCGTGAGGTGAAGGACGGTCCGCAGTTCGACAGCGTGCTGGAGATGGTGCGCGGCGTGCGTGCGCTGGGCATGGAGGCGTGCGCCACCCTGGGCATGCTCTCCGAGAGCCAGGCGAAGCGCCTGCGCGAGGCCGGCCTGTCCGCGTACAACCACAACCTGGACACGTCGCCCGAGCACTACGGCGACATCATCTCCACCCGCACCTATGAAGACCGCCTGCGCACGCTCAACCGCGTGCGCGACGCCGGCATCTCCGTGTGCTGCGGCGGCATCATTGGCATGGGCGAGTCGGTGGATGACCGCTGCAACCTGTTGCGTACCCTGGCCAACCAGGAGCACCACCCGGAGTCGGTGCCCATCAACGCGCTGGTGGCCGTGGAGGGCACGCCGCTGCAGGAGCAGCAGCGCGTGGAGACGGTGGACATGGTGCGCACCATCGCCACCGCGCGCATCCTGATGCCCCAGTCCATGGTGCGCCTGTCCGCGGGCCGGCAGCAGATGAACGAAGAGGCGCAGCTCTTGTGCATGATGGCGGGCGCCAACTCGCTCTTCTTCGGCGAGAAGCTGCTCACCACCGGCAACCCCGAGTACACCCAGGACATGGCCCTGCTGGAGAAGGCGGGAATCCGCCCCCTGGAGCCGCGTCAGGAAGGCTGA
- the bioF gene encoding 8-amino-7-oxononanoate synthase: protein MSDEAVAAAWAREDLEALSERGLRRYLEPLDSPQGPVVRVGGETLVNFSSNDYLGLAASPTVRAAALAAVERYGVGTGASRLVVGDTAAHHRLETRLAAFERAEAVRLFNSGYAANTGIIPALVGPEDAVFSDSLNHASLVDGCRLSRARVCVYPHADVEALERALAETSARRKLVVTDTVFSMDGDVAPLRDIVAACRAHGAALMVDEAHATGVLGARGAGLCDELGLENEVDLRMGTLSKALGVMGAYVATSREVADLLVSRARPFVFSTALPAHLCAASEAAVDAVEGDPDLRERLWRNIRRFADGLRGLGVRAEPRSAVFPIILGEPERALDAARRLREAGVLVKAIRPPTVPEGTSRLRFCLSASHTVGHVDLALEALRTVGVRRG from the coding sequence GTGAGTGATGAAGCCGTCGCGGCGGCGTGGGCCCGGGAGGACCTGGAGGCCCTGTCCGAGCGCGGCCTGCGCCGGTACCTGGAGCCCCTGGATTCGCCCCAGGGGCCCGTGGTGCGCGTGGGGGGCGAGACGCTCGTCAATTTCTCGTCCAATGACTACCTGGGGCTGGCCGCGTCGCCCACCGTGCGTGCCGCGGCGCTGGCCGCCGTGGAGCGTTACGGCGTGGGCACCGGTGCCAGCCGGTTGGTGGTGGGCGACACCGCCGCGCATCACCGGTTGGAGACGCGGCTGGCCGCCTTCGAGCGCGCCGAGGCCGTGCGCCTGTTCAACAGCGGCTACGCCGCCAACACCGGCATCATCCCCGCGCTGGTGGGGCCCGAGGACGCCGTCTTCTCTGATTCCCTCAACCACGCCTCGCTCGTGGATGGCTGCCGGCTGTCACGCGCCCGCGTCTGCGTCTATCCACACGCGGACGTGGAGGCGTTGGAGCGCGCCCTGGCGGAGACGTCCGCGCGCCGCAAGCTGGTGGTGACGGACACTGTCTTCTCCATGGACGGAGACGTGGCCCCGCTGCGCGACATCGTCGCCGCGTGCCGGGCCCACGGCGCCGCGCTGATGGTGGACGAAGCGCATGCCACCGGCGTGCTGGGCGCACGCGGCGCGGGCCTCTGCGATGAGCTGGGGTTGGAAAACGAGGTGGACCTGCGCATGGGCACGCTGAGCAAGGCGCTGGGCGTCATGGGCGCGTACGTGGCGACCTCGCGCGAGGTGGCGGACCTGCTGGTATCCCGCGCGCGGCCCTTCGTCTTCTCCACCGCGCTGCCCGCGCACCTGTGCGCCGCCTCCGAGGCCGCCGTGGACGCCGTGGAGGGCGACCCGGACCTGCGCGAGCGGCTGTGGCGCAACATCCGTCGCTTCGCGGACGGCCTGCGCGGCTTGGGCGTGCGCGCCGAGCCTCGCAGCGCCGTGTTTCCCATCATCCTCGGCGAGCCCGAGCGGGCGCTGGACGCCGCGCGCCGACTGCGCGAGGCGGGCGTGCTGGTGAAGGCCATCCGCCCGCCCACCGTCCCCGAGGGCACCAGCCGCCTGCGCTTCTGCCTGTCCGCTTCCCACACCGTGGGCCACGTGGACCTGGCGCTGGAGGCGCTGCGCACCGTGGGAGTCCGCCGTGGCTGA
- the bioD gene encoding dethiobiotin synthase: MAERGKPFQIFVTGTDTGVGKTQASCALLSLLADAGLRPQGFKPYESGCASLRAPADALALRAAAGSSLSVDEVCPHRFRLPVAPGVAASRLGREPDWDVTLAAWRRLRGGNAVVEGAGGLFVPLDSKHDVIDLIATLRLPVLLVARAGLGTLNHTALSLQALAARRIPVRAVLLSRGTSAKDVSERDNRRLLEARHGVPVLGPVPYLPDARRRHAAFRRALRPLIP, encoded by the coding sequence GTGGCTGAGCGTGGCAAGCCGTTCCAGATTTTCGTGACGGGCACGGACACCGGCGTGGGGAAGACGCAGGCGTCGTGCGCGCTCCTGTCGCTGCTGGCGGACGCGGGGCTGCGGCCCCAGGGCTTCAAGCCCTATGAGAGCGGCTGTGCGTCCCTTCGCGCGCCCGCGGACGCGCTCGCCCTGCGCGCGGCGGCGGGCAGCTCGCTGAGCGTGGATGAAGTGTGTCCTCACCGCTTCCGCCTGCCCGTGGCGCCCGGCGTGGCCGCCAGCCGCCTGGGACGCGAGCCCGACTGGGACGTCACGCTGGCCGCGTGGCGGAGGCTGCGCGGGGGCAACGCCGTGGTGGAGGGGGCAGGGGGCCTGTTCGTGCCGCTGGACTCGAAGCACGACGTCATCGACCTCATCGCCACCTTGCGCCTTCCGGTGCTGCTGGTTGCGCGGGCGGGCCTGGGCACGCTCAACCACACCGCGCTGTCGCTCCAGGCGCTGGCCGCACGCCGCATTCCCGTGCGGGCCGTGCTGCTGTCGCGCGGGACGTCCGCGAAGGATGTTTCGGAGCGCGACAACCGGCGGCTCCTGGAGGCGCGGCACGGCGTCCCGGTGCTGGGACCGGTGCCCTATCTTCCCGACGCGCGGCGCCGCCATGCCGCGTTCCGCCGCGCGCTGCGGCCGCTGATTCCCTGA